The Mauremys mutica isolate MM-2020 ecotype Southern chromosome 1, ASM2049712v1, whole genome shotgun sequence genome has a segment encoding these proteins:
- the DESI1 gene encoding desumoylating isopeptidase 1 has translation MEPPPALHPVKLYVYDLSKGMARRLSPLMLGKQLDGIWHTSIIVHKDEFFYGSGGISSCAPGGTLLGPPDSVVDLGSTEVTEEIFLEYLSSLGESMFRGESYNLFEHNCNTFSNEVAQFLTGRKIPSYITDLPSEVLSTPFGQALRPLLDSIQIQPPGGNTFRRHNGQS, from the exons ATGGAGCCGCCGCCCGCCCTGCACCCGGTGAAGCTCTATGTCTACGACCTGTCCAAGGGCATGGCCCGGCGCCTCAGCCCCCTCATGCTGG GGAAACAGCTGGATGGGATCTG GCACACCTCCATAATTGTCCATAAGGATGAGTTCTTCTATGGCAGTGGTGGGATTTCCAGCTGTGCACCT GGAGGGACATTGCTTGGGCCCCCAGACTCAGTTGTAGACCTGGGGAGCACGGAAGTTACAGAAGAAATTTTCCTGGAATATTTGTCCTCACTGGGAGAATCCATGTTCCG AGGAGAGTCTTATAACCTCTTTGAACATAACTGCAACACCTTTAGTAACGAAGTGGCGCAGTTCCTGACAGGAAGAAAAATCCCTTCCTACATCACTGACCTTCCGTCCGAAGTCCTTTCCAC ACCCTTTGGACAAGCTTTGAGGCCTCTCCTGGACTCCATCCAGATCCAGCCACCTGGTGGGAATACCTTCCGCAGACATAATGGACAGAGCTAA
- the XRCC6 gene encoding X-ray repair cross-complementing protein 6 isoform X2: MSEWISYYKNEEDEEEEEYPEEVETGGEYKYAGRDSLIFLVDASKAMFEYYDDDEWTPFDMTIQCIRNVYTNKIISSDRDLLSVVFYGTEKHKNSVDFKHVYVLQELDNPGAKRVLELDKYKGDQGKALFRESFGHNADYSLGEALWACCNLFSDVQLKMSHKRIMLFTNEDNPHGHDSTKAKLARTKAADLRDTGIVLDLMHLKKPGGFDISLFYRDIINTAEDEDLGVHTDASSKLEDLMKKVRAKETKKRALFRLNFHLGKDLSLTVGVYNLVQKACKPSPVKLYRETNEPVKTKTRTFNRETGSLLLPSDTKKAQTYGNRQIVLEKEEVEEAKRFDAPGLVLIGFKPLVMLKQHHYIKPSQFIYPEESFISGSTTLFNALLTKCLDKGVMALCRYTPRRNTPPHFVALVPQEEELDEQKVQTAPPGFHLIFLPYADDKRKIDCTEKVPANDEQVDKMKEIIQKLRFKYRNDSFENPVLQQHFRNLEALALDLIEPEQAEDLTRENNEWMQRGA, translated from the exons ATGTCAGAGTGGATATCTTACTACAAAaatgaggaggatgaggaagaggaagaatatCCTGAAGAAGTTGAAACTGGTG gggaaTATAAGTATGCAGGTCGAGACAGCCTGATTTTTTTAGTTGATGCTTCCAAGGCCATGTTTGaatattatgatgatgatgagtgGACTCCTTTTGATATGACAATTCAG TGCATCCGGAATGTGTACACCAACAAGATAATTAGTAGTGACAGGGACCTCTTGAGTGTTGTGTTTTATGGCACTGAGAAACACAAGAATTCTGTGGATTTCAAACATGTGTATGTTCTTCAGGAGCTGGACAATCCAG GTGCCAAAAGAGTGCTAGAGTTGGATAAGTACAAGGGAGATCAGGGAAAAGCACTCTTTCGTGAGTCGTTTGGCCATAATGCTGACTACTCACTGGGCGAGGCGCTCTGGGCCTGCTGTAATCTCTTCAGTGATGTCCAGCTCAAGATGAGCCACAAGAGAATCATGCTGTTCACCAATGAAGACAACCCTCATGGACATGACAGCACTAAAGCTAAGCTGGCGAGGACCAAAGCTGCTGACCTTCGAGACACAG GTATCGTCCTTGACTTGATGCACCTGAAGAAGCCTGGGGGTTTCGATATCTCCTTGTTCTACAGGGACATCATAAACACAGCAGAGGACGAAGACCTTGGGGTCCATACTGATGCCTCAAGCAAGCTGGAAGATCTCATGAAGAAAGTGCGAGCAAAGGAGACAAAGAAGCGTGCTTTGTTCAG GTTAAACTTCCATCTGGGCAAAGACCTGTCCCTCACTGTAGGTGTTTACAACCTGGTCCAGAAAGCTTGCAAACCATCTCCAGTGAAACTTTATCGAGAAACCAATGAGCCTGTGAAAACAAAGACACGGACATTTAATCGAGAGACAGGCAGCTTGCTTCTACCTAGTGATACCAAGAAGGCTCAG ACCTATGGGAACCGTCAGATTGTACTGGAGAAAGAGGAGGTAGAAGAAGCGAAAAGATTTGATGCCCCAGGTTTGGTCCTGATTGGCTTTAAACCATTGGTGATGCTGAAACAGCACCATTACATCAAGCCCTCCCAGTTCATCTATCCTGAAGAGTCCTTCATTAGTG GGAGTACAACTCTGTTTAATGCCTTACTGACCAAGTGCCTGGACAAAGGGGTGATGGCATTGTGCAGGTACACCCCCCGCCGGAACACTCCCCCCCATTTTGTGGCCCTGGTCCCACAGGAAGAGGAGCTGGATGAACAGAAAGTGCAGACAGCCCCTCCAG GTTTCCACCTCATTTTCCTGCCTTATGCAGATGACAAACGGAAAATTGACTGTACAGAAAAGGTCCCAGCCAATGATGAACAGGTGGACAAAATGAAGGAAATAATCCAGAAGCTCCGGTTCAAGTACAG